From Cellulomonas fimi ATCC 484, a single genomic window includes:
- a CDS encoding class I SAM-dependent methyltransferase: protein MPDYDARLVELYDTDNPAGPDLDHVRELADAIGATSVLDLGCGTGLVTAALVRPGRRVVGVDPSATMLAYAARRPGGDRVTWVHGDSRDVPDGPFDLALMTGNVAQHIPDPAWQRTLADLHDALRPGGVLVFESRNPRVRAWEAWAGAEPTTRPTDHGPLREWTEAEELEPGRVLLTFSNELTDLGELVVERLTLEFREREQLERQLAEAGFDVAHVWGDWSRSPCTDDAPLLVVEARRA from the coding sequence GTGCCCGACTACGACGCCCGGCTCGTGGAGCTGTACGACACCGACAACCCCGCGGGGCCCGACCTGGACCACGTCCGCGAGCTCGCCGACGCGATCGGCGCGACGTCCGTGCTGGACCTCGGCTGCGGGACCGGCCTCGTCACCGCGGCCCTCGTGCGGCCCGGGCGCCGGGTCGTGGGCGTCGACCCGTCCGCCACGATGCTCGCGTACGCCGCGCGGCGCCCCGGCGGCGACCGCGTGACGTGGGTGCACGGCGACTCGCGCGACGTCCCCGACGGCCCGTTCGACCTCGCGCTCATGACGGGCAACGTCGCGCAGCACATCCCCGACCCCGCGTGGCAGCGGACCCTGGCGGACCTGCACGACGCGCTGCGGCCCGGCGGCGTGCTCGTCTTCGAGAGCCGCAACCCGCGCGTGCGTGCCTGGGAGGCCTGGGCGGGCGCCGAGCCGACGACCCGCCCCACCGACCACGGCCCGCTGCGGGAGTGGACGGAGGCCGAGGAGCTGGAGCCGGGGCGTGTGCTGCTCACCTTCTCCAACGAGCTCACGGACCTCGGCGAGCTCGTCGTCGAGCGGCTGACCCTGGAGTTCCGCGAACGCGAGCAGCTCGAGCGCCAGCTCGCCGAGGCGGGGTTCGACGTCGCGCACGTCTGGGGCGACTGGTCCCGCTCCCCGTGCACCGACGACGCACCGCTCCTCGTCGTCGAGGCGCGGCGGGCCTGA
- a CDS encoding TerD family protein yields MDQLTKGANAPLTAPRVTLTVDVPAPADLSALLVTESGKVRSDADFVFYNQPTGPGVRCVQPSAGQPWRVEVDLASVPADVHAVRLVTSLDDTSATFGRVGQPVARVADDAGTPLFAFTMDDLATESIVVALELYRRAGAWKVRAVGQGYAGGLADLITDHGVSVEDAPPPAPPAPAAAVPPPPAAAPPVVAPPVVAPPTAAPPVPAAPPAPAETGEVQLTKARPVSLTKGQKVTLTKDGGVALTMIRMGLGWDPVRKRGMFGSREVEIDLDASAILFAGTDPVDVAFYNNLRTRDGSVQHTGDNRTGEGEGDDETILIDLTRVPVHVTNVMLVVTSYEGHTFEQVQNAFCRLVDQTTGAELARYTLAGGMPYTGMLMARVYRHGSAWKLQAVGEGMQARVPTDTLPALARYLG; encoded by the coding sequence GTGGACCAGCTCACCAAGGGGGCCAACGCCCCGCTGACCGCGCCCCGCGTCACGCTGACCGTCGACGTCCCGGCGCCCGCCGACCTGTCGGCGCTGCTCGTCACCGAGAGCGGCAAGGTCCGCTCCGACGCCGACTTCGTCTTCTACAACCAGCCGACCGGCCCGGGCGTGCGGTGCGTGCAGCCGTCCGCGGGGCAGCCGTGGCGGGTCGAGGTGGACCTCGCGTCCGTCCCGGCCGACGTGCACGCCGTCCGGCTCGTCACCAGCCTGGACGACACGTCGGCGACCTTCGGCCGCGTCGGGCAGCCGGTCGCGCGGGTCGCGGACGACGCCGGCACGCCGCTGTTCGCGTTCACGATGGACGACCTCGCGACCGAGAGCATCGTCGTCGCGCTCGAGCTCTACCGCCGTGCGGGTGCGTGGAAGGTGCGGGCGGTCGGTCAGGGCTACGCGGGCGGGCTCGCCGACCTCATCACGGACCACGGGGTCTCCGTCGAGGACGCGCCGCCGCCCGCTCCCCCGGCTCCTGCCGCTGCGGTCCCGCCGCCGCCCGCCGCCGCCCCGCCCGTCGTCGCCCCGCCCGTCGTCGCCCCGCCCACCGCCGCCCCGCCGGTGCCCGCGGCGCCGCCCGCACCCGCCGAGACCGGCGAGGTGCAGCTCACCAAGGCGCGGCCGGTGAGCCTGACGAAGGGTCAGAAGGTCACGCTGACCAAGGACGGCGGCGTCGCGCTGACGATGATCCGCATGGGCCTCGGGTGGGACCCGGTCCGCAAGCGCGGCATGTTCGGCAGCCGTGAGGTCGAGATCGACCTGGACGCCTCCGCGATCCTCTTCGCGGGCACCGACCCCGTGGACGTCGCCTTCTACAACAACCTGCGCACCCGCGACGGGTCCGTGCAGCACACGGGCGACAACCGCACCGGCGAGGGCGAGGGCGACGACGAGACGATCCTCATCGACCTCACGCGCGTCCCGGTGCACGTCACCAACGTGATGCTCGTCGTCACGTCCTACGAGGGCCACACGTTCGAGCAGGTGCAGAACGCGTTCTGCCGGCTCGTCGACCAGACGACCGGTGCCGAGCTGGCGCGCTACACGCTCGCGGGCGGGATGCCGTACACGGGGATGCTCATGGCGCGGGTGTACCGGCACGGCTCGGCGTGGAAGCTGCAGGCCGTCGGCGAGGGCATGCAGGCCCGCGTCCCGACGGACACCCTCCCGGCGCTCGCCCGGTACCTCGGGTGA
- a CDS encoding MerR family transcriptional regulator, whose protein sequence is MHDDLLSIGELARAGGLPVTALRYYDATGVLRPAHVDPVTGYRWYTGAQVHPARLVASLRRAGLPVADLVAVLRAPEHAAVVLDRHRRRLVEDLVAAQAHLDDAAGLLAAPARCVVAADALVGAVGAVRHAVGAADARWPGLAGVLLHLDGATLRLVGCDRSRLAVASVPVAEPSGPPVRVLAPPAFLDALTAATLPASGPVTLHPHRLEVLGRTSAALAGAYPDYERLLPPSGLPAATMASGALTEAVVGAGDVVVVRLDGGRVALAPPRPGDTLGYSRSFLLDAVRAARAEHVALSLDDERAALGVSPADRPADVGLVMPVLLHR, encoded by the coding sequence GTGCACGACGACCTCCTCAGCATCGGCGAGCTCGCCCGCGCGGGCGGCCTGCCGGTGACCGCGCTGCGGTACTACGACGCGACGGGGGTGCTGCGCCCCGCGCACGTCGACCCCGTCACCGGGTACCGCTGGTACACCGGCGCGCAGGTGCACCCCGCGCGCCTCGTCGCGAGCCTGCGCCGGGCCGGGCTGCCGGTGGCCGACCTGGTCGCCGTGCTCAGGGCTCCCGAGCACGCGGCCGTGGTCCTGGACCGGCACCGGCGCCGGCTGGTGGAGGACCTGGTCGCCGCGCAGGCGCACCTCGACGACGCCGCGGGCCTGCTCGCCGCACCGGCACGGTGCGTCGTCGCCGCGGACGCGCTCGTCGGTGCCGTCGGCGCCGTGCGGCACGCGGTGGGTGCGGCCGACGCCCGGTGGCCCGGCCTGGCCGGGGTCCTCCTGCACCTGGACGGGGCGACGCTGCGGCTCGTCGGGTGCGACCGGTCCCGCCTGGCCGTGGCCTCGGTCCCCGTCGCCGAGCCGTCCGGCCCGCCCGTCCGGGTGCTCGCTCCGCCGGCGTTCCTGGACGCGCTGACCGCGGCGACGCTGCCCGCCTCCGGTCCCGTGACGCTGCACCCGCACCGCCTGGAGGTCCTGGGCCGCACGAGCGCCGCGCTCGCGGGCGCGTACCCGGACTACGAGCGGCTGCTCCCGCCCAGCGGCCTCCCGGCCGCGACCATGGCGTCCGGCGCGCTGACGGAGGCCGTCGTGGGCGCCGGCGACGTCGTCGTCGTGCGGCTCGACGGCGGGCGCGTCGCGCTGGCTCCTCCGCGGCCCGGCGACACGCTCGGCTACTCGCGCTCGTTCCTGCTCGACGCCGTGCGCGCGGCACGTGCCGAGCACGTCGCGCTGTCCCTCGACGACGAGCGCGCCGCCCTCGGCGTCTCGCCCGCGGACCGCCCGGCCGACGTCGGGCTCGTCATGCCGGTGCTCCTGCACCGCTGA
- a CDS encoding MFS transporter — protein MTVVDAPAPPLPRTYLVWLAGLTVGRLGDATLAFALGWAATGLGGTTAALVLASGGLPRVVLLLVGGAVADRSGARRLLVAGEAALLVLAAVLAVALARFGTPTWLLAGAAAALGTVTALCLPASGSMPRRLVPDGLLARALAVRQGSGQVVLLAAAPLGGLLVGAGGLQAVAWGAVAASAVSLCSLLVVRERADPATVDGAVRRAAPSALGVVLRTPGLGAALLLTGASAALALPVATLLVPLLGRTSGWGPGATGAVTGAVGVGSVCAALLAARPARRAGRATTLPLATGLTVSTAGIVLVAAGGSSAPAVAAVGGLVLGFGNGALAARLAPLVLGTAPRTHLARVQALVGLVQAVPVMATTAALGAVAERTTPGAALVLTAAGLAACAVWARRRFTG, from the coding sequence ATGACCGTCGTCGACGCACCGGCCCCGCCCCTGCCCCGCACCTACCTCGTCTGGCTGGCGGGGCTCACGGTCGGCCGGCTCGGCGACGCGACGCTCGCGTTCGCGCTCGGCTGGGCGGCGACCGGGCTCGGCGGGACGACCGCCGCGCTCGTCCTGGCGTCCGGGGGGCTCCCGCGCGTGGTCCTGCTGCTGGTGGGCGGCGCGGTCGCGGACCGGTCCGGGGCGCGGCGGCTGCTGGTCGCCGGGGAGGCGGCGCTGCTGGTGCTGGCCGCCGTCCTCGCCGTGGCGCTCGCACGGTTCGGGACGCCCACGTGGCTGCTCGCCGGCGCGGCGGCGGCGCTCGGCACGGTGACCGCGCTGTGCCTGCCCGCCTCGGGGTCGATGCCGCGCCGGCTGGTTCCGGACGGACTGCTCGCCCGCGCGCTCGCCGTGCGCCAGGGCTCGGGGCAGGTCGTGCTGCTCGCCGCCGCACCGCTGGGCGGCCTGCTCGTGGGAGCGGGCGGGCTGCAGGCGGTCGCATGGGGCGCCGTGGCCGCGTCGGCCGTCTCGCTGTGCAGCCTGCTGGTCGTGCGCGAGCGCGCCGACCCGGCGACGGTGGACGGTGCCGTGCGTCGCGCGGCGCCGAGCGCCCTCGGGGTCGTGCTGCGCACACCGGGGCTCGGTGCGGCGCTGCTCCTGACGGGTGCCTCCGCCGCGCTCGCGCTGCCCGTCGCGACGCTCCTCGTGCCGCTGCTCGGCCGCACCTCGGGCTGGGGGCCCGGCGCGACCGGGGCGGTGACCGGTGCCGTCGGCGTCGGGTCGGTGTGCGCGGCGCTGCTCGCCGCCCGACCGGCGAGGCGCGCGGGCCGCGCCACGACGCTCCCGCTCGCGACAGGGCTGACCGTGAGCACCGCGGGGATCGTCCTCGTCGCCGCGGGCGGGTCGTCCGCCCCCGCCGTCGCCGCGGTGGGCGGGCTGGTGCTCGGGTTCGGCAACGGCGCCCTCGCCGCGCGGCTCGCGCCGCTCGTCCTGGGTACCGCGCCCCGCACGCACCTGGCGCGCGTGCAGGCCCTGGTCGGGCTGGTCCAGGCGGTGCCGGTCATGGCGACGACGGCCGCACTCGGAGCGGTCGCGGAACGGACGACGCCGGGCGCGGCGCTCGTGCTGACGGCCGCGGGCCTCGCCGCGTGCGCCGTGTGGGCCCGACGCCGGTTCACGGGTTGA